The genome window ATTTGATAACATGTGAAGCGATGATTAATGAGCAGTTACTACAGACCGTTATTGTACAACGAGTCCAATCATTATTTTTTGAAACATCGGAAGAACTGTTAGAGGAACATATACAAGAGAATTTACACATTCCCCATCTTCAGAAAATATCAAATAAAGATGAGGCCATTACAAGAGTCTATAAAGGACATGCATTACTGTATTTTGAAGATATAAATTTACTGTATTCAAGTTATATTGCTAAAAAACCAAATCGGGAGCCTAAAGAAACAACACTTGAATTAGTTGTCAAAGGCCCTAGAGATGATTTTATAGAGGATGTTTTTATTAACATTGCTTTATTACGAAAACGATTACCTACTAATTCATTAAGCGTTGAGACATATGAACTTGGTAAACGTTCTAAAACAACCGTAGCTGTACTTTATATAGAAGATGTCGTAAATCAAAAGATGCTTGAGCAAATAAAATTACAGCTGCAGGGAATTGATACGGATATTGTATTTAGTGGGGATCTATTGATGGAAAGAATTGAGCAGAGTACGAAGGTTCTACCTAGACATGATTATACTGGGCGTCCTGATTTCGCCATACAAGCTTTAAGTCGCGGGCGCATTATCATCATAGTTGATGGTGTATCATATGTCATTATTACTCCTGCTAATTCAATGTTACTATTTAAATCTGGTGAGGATAATGAATATCCGATTATTGTAAGCTCTATGGAGCGTATACTACGAATAGTAGCTGTCCTTATAAGTGTGCTTTTACCAGGTTTTTGGCTAGCACTAACGACCCATCATCAGGAGCAATTGCCATTCATCCTTTTAGCAACAGTTGTTGAATCAAGAATGGGGCTCCCATTTCCAACGATTCTTGAGATTTTAATGATGCTTTTTATGTTTGAATTATTTCGAGAAGCAAATATACATCTACCCAATGTTATCAGTGGTTCAATAAGTGTTGTTGGGGGATTAGTTATTGGAGATGCTGCGATTAAAGCGGGTGTTACGAGTCCTGCCATGATTGTCGTTATAGCTACTTCAAGTATTGCAGCTTTTACACTCGTCAATCAATCTTTTGTAACAGCAATGAGTATTTTAAGGTTAATCATCATTTTAGCATCTGCTTTTTTTGGGTTGTTTGGATTCTTCATTTCGGTGTTTTTCATCCTTCTTTATACTGCAAATTTACGAGTATTAGGTGTACCGTACTTAAATATGGGAGCAGATTTAGATTGGCAGGACATTAAAAGATCTTTAGTTCGTTTATCTCCAGCAGGTTATCGTAACCGACCTGAATTTTTAAATGTACAAGATAAGTCAAAAACATCGAGTAAGAAAAAATAAAGTTTTTAATAAGTGGGGTCTCTTTATCCCCCACTTATTATTAGTCTTCACCAAGTTTTACGGGCAGTTAATGCAGGATAAATACTTATTATGAAGAGATCAGGTTTATATGCCTGATCTTCTTTTTATGCCTTATTTCAGCAAAGCTTTTAGAGGTTATCATTGGAATAGGAGAGGACGCAGAACCGATAACAATTTCCAAACAATGCAGATGGAATGGTAAAAAAATATAATAAAAGGTTGGTATGATAAAATGCTATTCTCCTTTTTAGTTTACTTTCTAGGGAAGGATTATTAAACTAATGGTTACGGCTATTACAAATGTTGCGCTCGAAAAATAAAAAATGATGTTTGAATTTTATCAGTTCCTGACAGAAGACTTACACTTCAAGAAATGGGGAGAATATATCCTAATGAGTAAGTAGGCGCTAAATAGCGGTTGGCGATAGCCAAAACTTTCTTGTAATGATAAAATAAGAACGAATATTCTTATTTAGTGAGGCGAAGATTCCTTCATCGTTAAAAAGACGTGCAAAATCTGAATTTATCCAAATTGAACGTTGCTTTTATGATTAACGTACTAATGCCCACGATTAAAGAAAGAGCTTGATTGATTAAAAACAGTGGCTAGCATTGCCGTCTAGATTCTTCTGAAACATCTTGAGGACACCTTCAACTGATTTCTCAACAGGCAGAATGAATCACTACGCTAATGGAATAAGGTGCAAAACCCTAAAATAGCGAACGACCAGTGAATTCTTACTAGAGTCAAATGCTCTCTAAATGGCGAATATAAAACAACCATAAAAAAAGAAGTTTGTTATAGTATAATAGTATTATCGGATATAAAATTGTTTGAATATTGAAAAGTATGACAATTATGTCGACTTTGTCTAACAATTTTGAAAAGCTCCAGCTAAATTAAGCATTATTTATTTCTATAGATGAGGAAGTACCAGTTTGTATGAAAAAACGAAAAATAAAACTAATTTTAATACTATCAACTATCCTATTAGTATTGTTTACGAGTTTAAACATCTTTACATCCTATATAAAAATGAAAAAGACAGTAGAAGAATCAATAGCGAATCAAAGTCTGGAAGCGGCTATTACTATTGCGTCTTCCATTGATGTAGAGGCGTACCAACAATTTTTAGAAAACCCTCAAAAAAATGATTATTATTGGGCATTAAGAAGCTACTTAAATGATGCAAGAGTAAAACTAGGTGCTTTATTTGTTTATACATTAGAGGTTGATAATCCAAAGGTATCTACAGCAATGATTATCGGGTTACCAGGTGAATTAACGGAAGGCTTCGATATCGGAGAAGTTTGTACAGTACCTGAACAGCAAGTGCAAAAAGCGTATGAAGGAGAAACATATGTAACAGGTGTAATACAAGATTCTACACACGGTGCCTATCTATCTGTGGGTGCACCGGTAAAGGATGAAACAGGGGAAATTATTGCATATTTAGGTATCGATATTAGTGCAGACACACTAAATGGCATCAAGGGAAAAGTGATCGAAGATAATCTTCTTATCTTTATTTTTAATGGTGTACTTATTTTAATCGTTATCGGCTCTTTTTACTTTTTACAGAGATGGTATCAAAAAGAAGTGGCGAAGGAAGTTGGAGCGACAGAAGATACATATCAAGCAGAAATTAAAACTTTAATCACTTCCGTGTCTTCCTTAAGACATGATTTCACAAATCATATACAAGTATTGCATGGACTTCTGCAATTAGACAAACCTGAACAGGCCAAACAATATTTATATTCACTGTCTAAAGAGGTACAGGCTATTAAGGCCCTTAAATTAAATATTGACCATCCAGGCTTATCGATATTGTTGCAAACGAAAAAATTAACGGCACAAAATCATAATATTGATATGGATTTCACAATCTCACAGGATACATTTGATAAAATTAAAACAACGGATTTAATCAAAATCTTGTCGAATTTAATAGATAATGCGATTGATGCGGCAAATGAATTGCCAGAAGATCAACGTAAAATAACAATTTGCTGTAAAGCAGATGACACGCAGTATGAATTTAAGGTTACAAATACTGGACCAAATATTGTGGAAGCAGGGCATATATTTAAGCAAGGATTTTCCACGAAGAAACCAGGAAATGGTAAAATAAGAGGGCAGGGCTTATTTATTGTGAATGAAATTGTCAATAAGTACAACGGACAAATTTCTATCGATTCCACAAAACATTTAGAGACAACAGCAATAGTAAACATTCCAATAAAGTAAATTTCGAAGCTTCCTACAAAAAATTGTAGGAGGTTTTTTTATCTTTATTGATTGGAGTCCGCTACCAGCGAAGTAAAGGAATTAACGACTAATTATCTGCTCTGCCGTTGAAGTAACTGCTTCACTATGCGAAAAGCTATTTTAACTTTCACTGTTACATTTTTTGAGTAATTCATTTCATATATTACTAATAACCAAAATGGTATTATTAGGAGAGGATGAAAAAATTGGATAATTCGATCCTTAATTTATTGAAAAAGGGTGGATTCATTATATATGCAAGGCATGGAGAAGCAACGGCCGGCATAGATCAGCCTTATTTAAATTTACAAGATTGTTTTACTCAAAAAAATTTGTCTGAAGTTGGGCGAAGGGAGGCAATTTATTTTGGACAAATGCTACGCTATTTCCAAATTCCAATTAGTTCACCGATTGTCGCAAGTCCTTTTTGCCGTACAATTGAAACGGCACAGCTGGCCTTCCCCAATACGTATGTCCAAATTGAACCATTTTGGTATGAGATCTATAAGTTAGGTGGGAAAATCTCTATCAATGAACAAACGAATATATTATCAAATCTGCAATCAGTGTTAGAAAGAAAGCCGCCACAGGGAATGAATCAAGTAATT of Lysinibacillus agricola contains these proteins:
- a CDS encoding spore germination protein yields the protein MEHDLNLKSLKALFQRSADVIFQEFIFQQHKVHLITCEAMINEQLLQTVIVQRVQSLFFETSEELLEEHIQENLHIPHLQKISNKDEAITRVYKGHALLYFEDINLLYSSYIAKKPNREPKETTLELVVKGPRDDFIEDVFINIALLRKRLPTNSLSVETYELGKRSKTTVAVLYIEDVVNQKMLEQIKLQLQGIDTDIVFSGDLLMERIEQSTKVLPRHDYTGRPDFAIQALSRGRIIIIVDGVSYVIITPANSMLLFKSGEDNEYPIIVSSMERILRIVAVLISVLLPGFWLALTTHHQEQLPFILLATVVESRMGLPFPTILEILMMLFMFELFREANIHLPNVISGSISVVGGLVIGDAAIKAGVTSPAMIVVIATSSIAAFTLVNQSFVTAMSILRLIIILASAFFGLFGFFISVFFILLYTANLRVLGVPYLNMGADLDWQDIKRSLVRLSPAGYRNRPEFLNVQDKSKTSSKKK
- a CDS encoding sensor histidine kinase — protein: MKKRKIKLILILSTILLVLFTSLNIFTSYIKMKKTVEESIANQSLEAAITIASSIDVEAYQQFLENPQKNDYYWALRSYLNDARVKLGALFVYTLEVDNPKVSTAMIIGLPGELTEGFDIGEVCTVPEQQVQKAYEGETYVTGVIQDSTHGAYLSVGAPVKDETGEIIAYLGIDISADTLNGIKGKVIEDNLLIFIFNGVLILIVIGSFYFLQRWYQKEVAKEVGATEDTYQAEIKTLITSVSSLRHDFTNHIQVLHGLLQLDKPEQAKQYLYSLSKEVQAIKALKLNIDHPGLSILLQTKKLTAQNHNIDMDFTISQDTFDKIKTTDLIKILSNLIDNAIDAANELPEDQRKITICCKADDTQYEFKVTNTGPNIVEAGHIFKQGFSTKKPGNGKIRGQGLFIVNEIVNKYNGQISIDSTKHLETTAIVNIPIK
- a CDS encoding histidine phosphatase family protein, producing the protein MKKLDNSILNLLKKGGFIIYARHGEATAGIDQPYLNLQDCFTQKNLSEVGRREAIYFGQMLRYFQIPISSPIVASPFCRTIETAQLAFPNTYVQIEPFWYEIYKLGGKISINEQTNILSNLQSVLERKPPQGMNQVIIAHSFPVGIGLGKISNMGMVIVKPKGPGNGYEIVKKLTIEDLSRINGQ